A stretch of DNA from Nonlabens ponticola:
AGCAATGAGGCATTTGCTAGCTCCATACCTGTAAGATCAGTAATCATTGTCTGGTAATTGAGCAGCGCTTCTAGTCTTCCTTGAGCAATTTCTGCCTGATATGGAGTGTAGGCCGTGTACCATCCTGGATTTTCAAGAATATTGCGCTGGATCACGGCTGGCGTGATGGCAGCATTATATCCCAAACCTATGTAGGATTTAAATTGCTTGTTCTGGTTGCCCAAAGCAGTTATATGCTGTGCAAACTCATATTCACTCATCGCTGGATCGAGATCCAGATCCTTTGAAAGTCTGATGCCGGCCGGCACCGTTTGACCAACCAATTCATCGATGCTGTCAACACCTATAGTGTCTAACATTTCTTTAAGGTCTGACTTGCGAGGACCTATATGTCTAAGGGCAAAACGATCTGTATTCATAGTACTTATATGGGCTATTAATAGATGATGCAAAAGTAGTCGATATTGCTGTGGTAACTAACAGTTGAAGCGGTTGTGAGAGCATCATTTTTCAACGATTTATCGTGAGTTGTTAACCGCTGCGATTACATTTGTTTTATGAACTTATCAAGGCGCTTGATTAAATTTTATGTGGACAGTAGTTTGCATGTTGCGCTTGGGCTCACATCGCTTACCATCGTTAGCTTTTTGAAGTTTAATTTGCCGATCGAATTGAAGACTATAGCGTTGGTATTTTTTAGCACAGTCTCAGGGTACAACTTGATCAAGTATAGTCACCAATGGCGCACAGATTTGAACCACCATTTGGCTATATTATGTTTGAGTACCGTTTTTGCCCTATTTAGTATGGTGCTATTGTCGTTTCATAATTGGTTGACAATTGCAATAATTGCTAGTGTTACATTTATCAGTGTTTGGTATGTCTTACCAAAACAATATGGCTTGAGCCTGCGTAGAATGCCCATAATGAAATTGATTGCCGTAGGTATAACGTGGGCATTGATGAGTATAGCGCTGCCAATTGCGGAAAGTGAGCTACTCTTCTTTTTTCTTAGAGTGCCTAGTTTTTTAACAATTTTATTTACACAGACAGTGCTGCTAGTAATGGTGTGGTGCTTGCCATTTGAAATAAGAGATCTTAAAGTTGATGACCCTAACTTAAAAACGTTGCCGCAACTTATCGGAGTTCCTTTAACAAAGGTTGTGGGCTACATATTATTGATCGCTTGTGGATTACTTGGGATTTTAGTCGACAATTATGACAATGGATGGAACGAGACTGATATATTAATTTATCTCTTAACAGCCCTGTTACTTTACTTTTCAACTCAAAGCAGGTCAGATTATTATGCCTCGCTTGTTGTGGAATCCATACCTGTCTTATGGATGATTTTGCTAATTATCGCTGATTAGCGGCTCATGTGCTTTTCTAGCAATTTCTTGATACGCAGTTTTTCCTTATCGGTTAATCTTACCCATTTGAGTTTATTGAGATTGCGCGAGAATGTAGCATTATTGGTATGAAAGGATCTACAACCTGGGCAATGCGTTTTATGAAGTTTGAGCCTGAATTTCTCCTTTGGGTTCAAGTCCCGATATTGATCGCGAGTGCTTAAAACCTGTGCGTCGTCGCACTTGATAAATATTCTTCCTGCCATTACTCGTTCTCGTTAAACCATTTATCTTTTAAGCATTCCATCAGCTGCACTCTAGCGCGGTGCAATATTACCCATAAATTTGACGGCGTCACATCATGTTCCTTACAGATAGTTTCTGTATCAATATTGTCAATAGACTTTTTCACAAAAATGGTAGCGTATCGTTCAGGTAGGTTTTGAATACAAGCGTTGAGTGCATCACCTAGCTCTTGCTGTTCAATCTCATCCTCGATGGTAGGATTGCGCATATCCTGTACACGTTCTTCCAGCCAGTCGCCCTCTTGATCTGATGTCTCCAGGTAGCTTACCCGCACTTCGGCGCGACCTTTTTTTGAATTTTGCTTGCGGTATTGATCAATAATCTTGCGTTTGAGAATTGAGACCAGCCATGTGCGCTCAGTACTATTTCCCTCAAAACGATGCGCACTTTTAAGTCCTGCGAGAAAAGTTTCTGAAACTATATCCTGCGCCAATGCCGAGTCATTCACTCGAGTAATGGTGTAATTGAATAGGTAGTCGCCGTAGCGATCTACCCATTTGTTAGGATCTAGTTTTACTTCTGGCATCGGGTTTTTAAGTTTAGTACTAGATTATGCGACGAGACCAGCTCTTTTGAGCAGCGCGTCTATTTTGGGTTCGCTTCCGCGGAAGCGAGTATATAACAACATTGGATTTTCAGTTCCACCTTTTGATAGCACATGGTCTTTAAACCTAGTGGCTACCTCACGGTTGAAAATGCCTTTCTCTTTAAATAATTCAAAAGCGTCAGCATCCAAGACTTCGGCCCATTTGTAAGAATAGTATCCTGCACTATATCCACCTTGAAAGATATGCGAGAAAGCGGTACTCATGCAACTACTTTCTACATCTGGATATAAATCTGTGTGTTCAAAGGTCTTGCGCTCATATTTCTTTACATTGTCAATTCCTGATGGATCTACACCATGCCAACTCATATCCAGCATACCAAAGGATAGTTGTCGTAATGTTTGCAAGCCCTCATGAAAGTTGGATGCTTTCTTGATTTTGTCGATATACTTTGCTGGAATGACTTCACCAGTCTCATAATGTTTGGCAAAAAGTTCTAGAGATTCTTTTTCATAGCACCAGTTTTCCAATACTTGACTAGGCAACTCTACAAAATCCCAAAATACTGATGTTCCTGACAATCCTTTATAGGTCGTGTTTGCAAGCATACCGTGAAGCGCATGTCCAAATTCATGAAATAGGGTCGTCACCTCATTGAATGTGAGCAGAGACGGTTTGGTTTGGGTTGGCTTGGTAAAATTACAGACGATAGATACATGCGGTCTCACGTTTTTATCGCTATCCATGTACTGTTCTTTGAAACTAGTCATCCACGCACCATTTCGCTTCCCTTTACGCGGAAAGAAATCTGCGTAGAAAATGCTGTTAAGTGAGCCATCTTCATTGCGTGCCTCATACACCATTACATCCTCGTGATAGGTGTCTATTTCTTTATTCAACTTAAAGCTCAGTCCATACAATCGCTGTGCAATTTCAAAGGCGCCATCAATTACATTTTCTAGCTTGAAATAAGGTTTGAGCAATTCATCATCAAGATCAAACCGCTGTTTTTTCATTTTCTCGACAAAATAAGCACCATCCCATTTTTGTAATTTCTTGATGGATGGCAGTTTATTTTCTTTAAGATATTGATGGGCAAAGCCAGTTAGTTCTTCAAACTCTGATTTGGCGGCCGGCTTTGCTTTCTCCAGCAATTCTTGTGAGAACTCATTGACGCGCTCTGGTGACATGGCCATGCGTTCTTCCAGCACAAAATGTGCATGAGTCTCATATCCTAGTAATTGCGCACGTTCATAACGCAGCTGTACAATTTCCAAAACATTATCCTGATTGCTATGCTCTCCGCTGTAGGCTCTAGCACCAAAGGCTTTCGATAATTTCTCACGCAGCTCACGATTGTCTGCATAAGTCATAAAAGGTAGGTAACTAGGATAATCCAATGTAAAAACGTAGCCCGATTTCTCGCGGCTTTTTGCCTCATCTGCTGCAGCTTCCAGCGCGGTATCTGGCAAACCAGCGAGTTGATCCTTGTCTTCAATGTGCAATTCAAATTCCTGCGTTGCGGCAAGAACGTTCTCACCAAATCCTAGCGTCAATTGCGCTAGGCGCACGTCAATCTCGCGTAATCTTGTCTTGCTTTCTTCTGTAAGATTGGCACCGTTGCGAGCAAATCTCTTGTATTGTTTTTCTAGTAGCGTTGCTTGTTCAGGATCAAGTGTTAACTCGTCGCGCTGATCATAAACGCTTTTGACTCGTTTGAAAAGCTCCTGATTGAGCGTCACATCGTTCCCAAATTTGGAGAGAATAGGACTCACCTCACGGGCGATGCGTTGGATCTCGTCAGTGGTTTCGGCACTGTTCAAATTGAAAAATATGGAACTTATACGGCTCAATGTATCACCGCTGCTGTCCAGCGCCTCGATGGTATTTGTGAATGTCGCTGGCTGGGAATTATTGACTATGTCGTCTATTTGAGATTGGGCTAGGGATATCGCTTTCGCGAAAGCGGGCTCAAAATGCGCCTCATCGATAGCGGAAAATGGTGCGGTATCAAACGGTGTCTTAAACGTGGACAGTAATGGATTGCTTTTACTCATGTAGGTAAAAGTACCATCCAAAAGATGAATGATGTATAGGGATTTGTTAAATACCGTGCGTTATAAGAAGATGTAACCGTAAGCGAAAAATATCATAGTAGCTGCTATATGTGCGTTGCCTAGCCAATTAATCCTGGCACTTGTGAATTGGCGATTGATAATGATGGCAAGTATAAAATGAATTGAGCCAGTGGTGAGAAAATGCCAGCGAACTTGATGGCGTAATGTTAGTTCATAACATAGCCATGCCGCGGTTAATATCAATGAAATAATAGAAAACCAGCGGTAATTGCTAGCCATTATCACGCAGTTGCTTTGATCCTGCAATCACTTTTTCCTTGAGCGATTGCTTGTAGGCCATAATTCTAGATCGCATATCTTCTTGAGTGGCACCAATTATTTGCGCTGCGAGAATACCTGCATTTTTACCACCATCAAGGGCTACCGTTGCCACAGGAACGCCACCTGGCATTTGTAGGATGGACAGCACGCTATCCCAGCCGTCGATGCTATTGCTAGACTTTACAGGAACACCGATTACAGGTAATGGTGATAAACTCGCCACCATACCAGGCAAGTGAGCTGCGCCGCCAGCGCCAGCGATAATTACAGCAATGCCACGCTCGTGAGCTGTGGTGCCAAAATCAAACATTTTCTCTGGTGTGCGATGCGCACTGACCACATCAACCTCGGTCTCGATGTCCAATTCCTTAAGAATATCAATGGCTTGCTGCATGATGGGCAGATCGCTGGTACTACCCATGATAATGGCGACTTTTTTATTCATAGAGTAAAAGTATGAAATATGAAAAGTATAAGCAGGTGTGATCCATAGTTTTGACAGGATTAACATAGCCGCAACAGTACATGGTATGGTTGTGGATTAATTTTAGAAAAAATAGAACAATGATCAAGCAATTTATAGCAGCTGCAATCCTGGTAAGTGCCGTTTCCTGTAAGTCTAACGCACAGGAAGGCAATGAAACTGCCATGGCAGACGACCAGCGAAAAGAATATGAAATCACTAAAACGGAGCAAGAATGGCAAAAGCAACTCACCGCCGAGGAATTCAATGTACTGCGCGAGGCAGGAACTGAGCGACCGTTCACAAGTCCGCTGAATGATGAGACGAGTCCAGGAACACTGGTTTGTGCAGCTTGCAAGGCGCCTGTTTATGACAACAAACACAAATTCAAGTCAGGAACTGGATGGCCTAGTTATGACCGCGCCATCGATGGTCAAGTAGAACGTGATGTAGATTATAAAATTGGCTATGCTCGTACGGAGCTCAAATGCGCGACTTGTGGTAGTCATTTGGGTCACGAGTTTGACGACGGACCAAGAGATACAACGGGTAAGCGTCACTGTATAAATGGTGTGGCACTGGATTTTGTGCCAGAAGGACAGGAACTGCCACCATTGAATAGAGATTAATACTGGTTACGCTTTCGCGAAAGCAAACTATCAAAATAGCATCATGACAGAAGAAGAATTCAAGAGTAAACTCACGCCAGAACAGTATCATATCCTTAGAGAAAAAGGCACTGAGCGACCATTTACAGGTGAGTATAACACACATTATGAAGATGGCGTGTATAGCTGTGCTGCTTGCGGTAACGAGCTCTACAAATCTGAAGCAAAATTTGACAGTGGTTGCGGCTGGCCATCCTTTGACGATGAGATTGAAGGTGCTATCGAGCGCAAACGCGATGCCACACACGGCATGATACGCACCGAGATTTTATGTGCCAATTGCGGTAGCCATTTGGGTCACGTATTCAATGATGGACCTACCAACACAGGCATCAGACACTGTGTAAATAGTTTGAGTCTTGACTTTGAGAAGAAGTAGTTTGAGTAGTTTAAGTAGTTAGTATGAAGTATTAAGACGGTTTTGTTTTTGATTTTTAGTCACAGTTCGCAGTGTTAAGTTTCGGTTTACAGTTTTCAGTCGCAGATTTCAGTTCTTAGTTGCTGTTTTTATGATCACTGAAAAAAGACAATTCTATTCAGGCATGGTCAACTATTAATCGATAACTGATAACTAAATACTATTTAGCTGTTCCACTCTGGTAAATCTTCCATCCAGACTTTCATTTTGGTTTTTTTCTGGATGACACGCATATGGTGGGATTCATCCGGCGTTACTAGATTGATAACCGTTCCTGGATTCTCGGCACGACCTGTGCGGCCTATGCGGTGAATGTAATCTTTTGGTGATCGAGGCAATTCATAGTTTATGACGTAAGGCAAGAACTCAATGTCAATACCACGAGATAGCAGATCTGTCGTTACTAGACAGCGCACACCAGTTTCTGCATAGTTTTTAAAGTCATTTAAATGACCTTGTCGTGTTCCTTGCGCTTTCTTACCGTGAATGGCTTTGGATTTGATTCCGTTAGTGTTGAGTTTGTCATTCACGTGTTCTACTTGATAAGTAGATGAACAAAATATCATGACCTGTTTCATGTCGTGCTGCTCAATTAAATGCCTGAGTAATACACCTTTCTTTTCAGGTGTTACTCGGTAGCCTAATTGCTTGATCAGTGATAGGTCCTCTTCAGGTACTTGAACGTTGATGACGACTGGATCAATTCCCATGCGCTGAATAACCAGCGATACTTTTTCTGTAAAGGTGGCAGAAAATAATAAGGATTGCTTTTTTGATGGTAAGTGGTCCAGAACCTTATCCATCTCATCCTTGAAACCCATGGATAGCATTTTGTCGGCTTCATCCAAAACAAGAATCTCAGTTTTCTTAAGACTTACCGCGTTTTTCTCTACCAATTCCAACAAACGGCCTGGCGTGGCAACTAGAATATCCACACTATTGATAATCATCATTTGCGGATTGATACTCACACCACCATAAACAGGCATGGTAATGAGTGGTTGCTTCATCGCTTTTGAGAAATGAATTAGCGCATCACTTACTTGGACGGCAAGCTCTCTAGTTGGAACCATCACCAGCGCAGCTATTTCTCTGTTTGCCGATTTTTTGCCATGCAATCGTTGCAAAAGCGGTAGGGCATAGGCAATCGTTTTTCCCGAACCAGTTTTAGCAATTCCCAGCACGTCCTTTCCATCAAGAATAGGCGGTATCGCCTGTTGTTGGATAGGTGTTGGATTAGGGAAATTATCCTTTTCAAGTTGGCTAATGAACGCGCCGTCAAGCTTTAAATCGCTAAAAGTCATAAAGTGTTGTGAGATGCAAAGGTAATGGTAAGAATTGCTAAACCTATGCTAAGTCACTGGATGGATAATTCAGTCTGATAGATCACTCTTTATATTTAGAGTATGAACAAATTACCGCAGTCCTATTATGAGAAACAAGACGTTGTTTTTCTCGCCAGAGATTTAATAGGTAAAACCATTGTATCTATAATTGATGGCAACCGCACTAGCGGAATCATCACAGAGACTGAAGCCTACAGAGGTTATGATGACAAAGCTTGTCATGCGCATTTAGGCAGGTTTACAGATCGCACCAAAATTATGTATGAGACTGGTGGCGTGGCTTACGTTTACCTATGTTACGGAATCCATCATTTGTTCAATATCATTACCAATACTCAGGATAATGCAGATGCGATATTAATACGAGCTGTGGAGCCTATTGATGGTATTGACATTATGAAGCAACGTCGTGGCAAGGAAAAGCTGGACAAGACTTTGACCTCAGGTCCTGGTAATTTTAGCAAGGCCTTTGCGCTGGACAAATCTCATTACGGCGCAGATCTTACCGGCGATACCGTATGGATTGAAGAATCAAATAAATCCATTGATCCTGAGGAAATCATTATAAGCAAGCGCATAGGTATTGACTATGCCGATGAGGATAAAGATCTACCGTGGCGTTTTTACCTCAATACTTCAAAATTTGTGAGCAAGCGTTAGACCGTGATCTTTTGACAGGTTTTAGTTAGGAATTCCAGGGCTAATCTGCCAGCATGTCAAAAAACTAGTTTGGTACTTGATTTGACCAGTGAGGTTGGTTGTGTTTTTGCTTTCGCGAAAGCGTAACTATCACAATTAAATTTAAACACATAAAATATGTCACAACAAGGAAAAATTAATGTTGCTGTAGAGAACATCTTCCCATTAATCAAGAAGTTCCTGTATAGCGATCACGAGATTTTTTTAAGAGAATTGATATCCAATGCGACCGATGCTACACTAAAATTGAAGCACCTAGCCAGCATAGGCGAGGCGAGTGTAGAGTTGGGCGACCAGCAAATTGAAGTGAAGATCGATAAGGACGGCAAGAAGCTGCATATTATTGATCAAGGTATAGGTATGACCGAGGATGAGGTGCAGAAGTACATCAATGAGGTGGCCTTTTCTGGAGCTGAGGAATTTCTAGAGAAATATAAAGATACGGCTAGCGATAGTGGTATTATTGGTCACTTTGGTCTTGGGTTTTATAGTGCCTTTATGGTGGCTGATAAGGTTGAGATCATGACCAAATCATATAAGGACGAGCCAGCAGTGCACTGGAGCTGTGATGGATCACCTAACTATACGATCGAGGCGGCAGATAAGAAAGACTTTGGTACCGAGATCATTTTGCACATCTCTGACGATGAGCAAGAGTTTCTAGAAGAAAGCCGCATACGTGAGCTATTGGTCAAGTACAATAAGTTCATGCCAGTGCCTATCAAATTTGGTACGAAGACTATCACGCTAGACAAGCCAGAAGACGCCAAAGAAGATGATCCAGCACCGACTGAAGAAGTCGATAATATCATCAATAATCCTAATCCAGCATGGACCAAGCAGCCTAGCGAGCTAGAAGACAAGGATTATAAGGAGTTTTATATAGAGTTGTACCCAATGCAATTTGAGGAGCCTCTCTTTAATATTCACCTGAATGTAGATTATCCATTCAACTTGACGGGTATCCTGTATTTCCCAAAAATGACACAGGACCTAAACGTGCAAAAGGATCGCATCCAGCTGTATCAAAATCAAGTGTTTGTAACGGATAATGTGGAAGGAATCGTACCAGAATTCCTGACTATGCTGCGTGGAGTCATCGACAGTCCAGATATACCACTGAATGTTTCTCGTTCTTATCTGCAAGCTGATGGTGCTGTTAAGAAAATATCCAGCTACATCACCCGTAAAGTAGCAGATAAGCTCAAGTCCTTATTCAACGAAGACCGCAAGGCTTTTGAAGAAAAGTGGAACGATATCAAGATCGTCATCGAGTACGGTATGTTGAGTGAGGAGAAATTCTTTGAGAAGAGCGATGCCTTTGCATTATATCCTACGGTCGATGGTACTTATTACACCTGGAGTGAGTTGATGGACAAGATCAAACCTACTCAAACTGATAAGGATGATAAGACGGTCATATTATATGCATCTAACAAGGACGAGCAGCACAGCTACTTGAAAGCTGCTAAAGACAAAGGTTATGAAGTTTTATTGTTAGACTCGCCGATCGTGAGCCACTTGATGCAAAAGCTAGAAACCTCTAAAGAGAAAGTAAGCTTTGCCCGTGTGGATGCAGATCATGTAGATAATTTGATTAAGAAAGAAGAAGATCAAATATCAAAGTTGTCTGATGACGAGAAGGAAGAATTGAAAACCAGTATCACAGAAGCTATAGACAACAGCAACTTCACTGTTCAAGTAGAACCTATGAGCAGTGATGCAGCGCCATTCATCATCACACAACCAGAGTTCATGCGTCGCATGAAAGAGATGCAGGCAACTGGTGGCGGTGGCGGCATGATGGGCTTTGGTAACATGCCAGACATGTACAATCTTGTAGTCAATGCAAACCATGAGTTGGTTCAAGAGATATTTAGTACTAAAACGAAGAAGAAAAAGGATCGATTGATCCAGCAATCTTTTGATTTGGCCAGGTTATCCCAAGGACTTTTAAAAGGTGAAGCGTTGACTCAATTTGTCAACAGAAGTTATGAGTTGATCAAGTAGATAAACTATATATTTTGATTAAAAGCTCCTATACGGGAGCTTTTTTTATGCTCTAAATCTAAAGCCTGAAGTTTCTTAAAATTATGTTTACTTTTTTATGGTAATTACTTCAACAAAAATTCCTTTTAAGATTCACATTTGCTAATTGCAGTTGTAGGAAATATTGTCAAACATTGTATTTCAACGTGTTAACAAAGATTTAACATATTCTTCTAATCCATTGATTTTGCAGATAAAATTTTATGTAAAAATTAGTCAAAAGCAATTATTCGATAAACGGTATTAGGAATATAGGTAGGAAGTAATGCTATATTTGACATGTCTGATTTGTAGTTGAGATCATGCCCCTTTTGATCTTAAAAATTAGCCAATGGTTATCCCCAAACTGTTGAAAGTGAAATTCCCTTGTTGAAATGGACTTGTGTCCCTGTAAATGTTGAATTAGATGCGTAAGATCTAATTTGATAGCTCATAATGTGTATTTATTAATTCTAAATATTTAATTATGAAAAGAGTAATTCTTTGTGCTTCGGCACTACTGGCAGGCGGCTTTGCGATGGCACAGCAACCAGCACCACAGACTGTTCCCACAAGAACAGCTCAAACTATCGCACCACGCGTGGTCACCATACCTACTGCAGGTGCAAGCGCAGGAAGCAACTATTCTGACATCGATCAGGCCGGTATAGGTAGTGATGCCACTGTGAAACAACAAGGTACAGCACAGGGCTCCTTTATTTCTCAAGTAGGAAGCGACAATGCCAATCGTAATGATGTTGTTGTAAGACAATGGGGTAATGTAACTGCTCTTAGTGGTGAAGGAAACTATGGAGAAGTTGATCAAAATGGTGCAGGTAATACATTTTACGGTACCCAAGAAGGTGACTTTAACCAGATGTTCTCTACTCAAGTAGGTCTAGACAATGATGTATACGTACAACAAGGTGATGACACTGCTGAGCAGGCTGAAGGGAATTTAGCAATAGTCGATCAGGATGGATCAATCAACGTAGCCTCTGTTGAGCAACGTTTTGATAACAATCAGTCATCAATCACTCAAAGAAATAGTGTTGGCGCGATCAGTGGTAACGTTTCCTACCAAGATCAGGTAGCTAATCCAAATCAGTCTGCGGGTCATGTAGCAATAGGTGAGCAATGGGGTGAAGGTAATGAATTGGCGCAATTTCAGGTAGGGCCTGGTGACGGTAACTATGCTGAGGCCTTACAAGGTAATGCAACAGATGCTGCTCAAGGAGGATTTGTGCAACAAGTTCAAACTGGTTCATTAAATGAAGCTTACGCAACTCAAATAGGAGTAGATAACACATTGTATCAAGAACAAGACGGTAGCGGCAACACAGCACAAGCTATTCAGGCTGATAATCCTGCAAGTGGTAATGATATGGTTGCTATGCAATATCAAAGTGGAGATGATCACAGTGCCTATGTAAAGCAAAATGGTTCTTTGAATGAGGCATATCAAGAACAATTTGGTGAAGGCAACATTTCTAACATTGAGCAAAGAGGTGGCGTGAATCCACTAGAAGCAAATCTAGCAACTACTTTACAAAGTGGAGCGTTGAACCAATCTGATATACTTCAAAAAACAAGAGGTAACGTATCATTTGTTGACCAATTAGGGAATGGTCACCAATCAATAATTAACCAAAATGCTAACGGAACATCAGCTCCAGGAGCACAAGGATTCAATACTGCAACTGTTTCTCAACGTAATGCAAACGTTTCTTTCTCGCCAGCTCAATCTCGCACTTTTGTAGGAACGCCAGCTGCTCAAAGAGTACGTAACAATAACAACTAAAACATTTTATCCAGGTGAGGTTTTTATCTCATCTGGATCTTTAAAACACACATTATGAAACATTTAATTATAACTGCTTCAGCTCTATTGGTAGGATCGATAGCTGCAGCACAATCGCAACAACCTATAGTGGCACCTGTTGCACAGACAATTTCAACTGCGAGCGCTGCGCAAGGTGGCAACTCTTCTAAGGTTGATCAATCAGGTATAGGTAGTGATGCTGTTGTGGCACAACAAGGTACCGCAAACGGTTCATTCATTGCTCAGGCAGGTACTGACAATGGAAATCGCAACGTGGCTGACGTACTACAACATGGTAATGTACAGCCTAGCATTAGCGGTCACTTAAACTACTCAGACATCGCACAGGTAGGAGCTGGAAATGAGTTTATGGTGACTCAACAAGGTGATCTAAACCAGATGTTTGGTACTCAAGATGGTGTTGATAATGCCGCACTGGTACAACAAGGCGCTGATGGACCGCAGCAAGCTGAAGGTAATTTAGCTTTAGTAGATCAGTCAGGTCTAGGCAATGATGCGGAAGTACAGCAGCGTTGGGATAACAATCAGTCAAGCATTTTACAAAGTAATGATGCGGTTGCGGGTGTAGGTAACAAATCATTCCAAAGTCAAAAAGCTAATCCTAACCAGTCTGCAGGACACCGTGCAATAGGTGAGCAGTATGGTGATGGTAATCAATTGGTCCAAATTCAAGAAGGTCCAGGTTCTGGAAACTACGCGCAATCTAATCAAGGTAATGCAACAACTGCAGCAACAACTGCTTTTGCACAGCAGGTACAGTCTGGTGAAGGAAATGAAGCATACAATACCCAATTTGGTGTGAATGATGAATCTTTCCAGGAGCAAGTTGGGTCTGACAACCTTGCAGAAGTAAAGCAAAATACACTTCCTACTATTGGTGCAGATAACTATGCGGCACAGTTCCAGGATGGATCTGATAATGAAGCTCGTGCTGATCAAAACGGATTTAATCAAGATGCTTTTCAAGAGCAGTACGGAACTAATAATGTCTCTACAATCAAACAACGCGCTGGACAAGTTGCTGGTAATCTAGCTCTTTCTATTCAAAGAGGAGATGCTAATATATCTGCAATTACTCAAAACCTTGATGGAAATAGTGCTATGGTAGATCAGTTAGGAGATGGCCATCACAGTGTGGTAAATCAAAATGCCTCTCAAAATGCATCTGCGAGACCTAATGCTGGCTTCAATACGGCAACCGTAACTCAAAGAAATGCAAACGTTTCATTGACTCGTGCGACTCAAAGAGCAGCAGCTGTCAAGAGACACTTCAACAATTAATCAACCTTTTTTAATCCACCAGTGAACACTGGTGGATTATTAATATTAAAAAACGAATTATGAAGTACACAATAATAACGGCTGCTATCCTTTTAGGTGGATCAGTAGCTATGGCTCAAGGTCCGGTACGTAA
This window harbors:
- a CDS encoding DNA-3-methyladenine glycosylase, producing the protein MNKLPQSYYEKQDVVFLARDLIGKTIVSIIDGNRTSGIITETEAYRGYDDKACHAHLGRFTDRTKIMYETGGVAYVYLCYGIHHLFNIITNTQDNADAILIRAVEPIDGIDIMKQRRGKEKLDKTLTSGPGNFSKAFALDKSHYGADLTGDTVWIEESNKSIDPEEIIISKRIGIDYADEDKDLPWRFYLNTSKFVSKR
- the htpG gene encoding molecular chaperone HtpG; its protein translation is MSQQGKINVAVENIFPLIKKFLYSDHEIFLRELISNATDATLKLKHLASIGEASVELGDQQIEVKIDKDGKKLHIIDQGIGMTEDEVQKYINEVAFSGAEEFLEKYKDTASDSGIIGHFGLGFYSAFMVADKVEIMTKSYKDEPAVHWSCDGSPNYTIEAADKKDFGTEIILHISDDEQEFLEESRIRELLVKYNKFMPVPIKFGTKTITLDKPEDAKEDDPAPTEEVDNIINNPNPAWTKQPSELEDKDYKEFYIELYPMQFEEPLFNIHLNVDYPFNLTGILYFPKMTQDLNVQKDRIQLYQNQVFVTDNVEGIVPEFLTMLRGVIDSPDIPLNVSRSYLQADGAVKKISSYITRKVADKLKSLFNEDRKAFEEKWNDIKIVIEYGMLSEEKFFEKSDAFALYPTVDGTYYTWSELMDKIKPTQTDKDDKTVILYASNKDEQHSYLKAAKDKGYEVLLLDSPIVSHLMQKLETSKEKVSFARVDADHVDNLIKKEEDQISKLSDDEKEELKTSITEAIDNSNFTVQVEPMSSDAAPFIITQPEFMRRMKEMQATGGGGGMMGFGNMPDMYNLVVNANHELVQEIFSTKTKKKKDRLIQQSFDLARLSQGLLKGEALTQFVNRSYELIK